DNA from Rosa rugosa chromosome 6, drRosRugo1.1, whole genome shotgun sequence:
ATGCTAACACACTAAGGTAATTACTTCATTCTCGccaacttctttttctttttcattttctaaacAGAAAAGGGAAGACATCAAGGTAGAGCAGTATCAGGTTCCTATATTTCTCAACTGCTTTAAGGAAAAGTGAgtgtagtatatatatatatgaggctGCATTTTGGTGGTATGTAAGTTTGATATAGATTATTGAGACCAACTTTCAGACAACTTAATTTTTTGGGTGAAGTGATTGTGCAAAATGGTTCGACTTCACAAGTTCTTTAATTTAGCAACATGTATCAAGGTTTCATCTATACATTCTGTATTGATCTACTCATTCACATGGAGTTTGAGGCAAGACGTGATTGGTATTCGAGTAGAAGGAATGTCATATAGGTTAAGTTGCTCCATTTAATTCAACGTTAAATTGCAATTAGAGTTCTAGAAAAGATTAGGAGTCAAAGAACCTCCAAGGAAAAGGCACAAAAAGAGACGGAATATTTATAGAGATAGATATACACACCTTGAGAAGAGCTTCTGGGTAGAGAATCATGAGAGCATTTTCTTCTTCGCTCATTATGCCCAGCTAATCTCCTCCTACAACTCCTCTTAGACTCGTCAAACTCCGACACCACGTGAAACCTATACCCATTTTCCCACCACTCATTAGAGCATCTATAATCATCTCAATCAATCACCTAAAGTAAACCAACAATCCCCCTTTTATTTTCATATTCAATTCATTCATCTATTACTTTAAACTTGTACCATTACTACATTACTAGTAATAAAATTAGGGTTTATCCTTTGTGAAGATTTTTCCCCTTTCCGATATAAAGTCGAGTATATAACATATTTGACTATTTGTTGAAAATACATGTAAtttcctgaaaaaaaaaaaatacatatttaATCCAAATAAAAAAGGTGAAAATAACCATATAGGTCCCTATTTTGACCCATGTTCTACTTTTGTCTAGGTAGCTTCAAAAGTTTCAAAATTGCCACTCTGTCGTTCCCAATTTTGCCAACTGGGTCACATTACATTGTGAAGTTTCAACCAAGGCCACAACAGTTGTCAAAAATAGCAGAAATATTTTCTGGGACACACACTAACGAAGAAATTATTGTCTTGGATCTAGAATCAAAGTTTGAGTTTGAAGGAATATATATTTTTAGGAAAATTCTTCTATACAGATCTGCATACCATGCAGATCAAATGTGTGGACCAGCATATGTGGTTGAGAAGTTAAGGATGGGAAGCATTTTGAACCGCAGGACCGTGCAGATCTGCACGGCAGCCAAAtccatatttttaatataatttcAACAACTTTACTTTACATATTTCGTTTCTTGCAAAATTCATATTCTACAtgaactaaaaagaaaaaagagtaaaaaatataataaaatttataattttaaacaaaagctgatttttttcaAAGCGAAACAATTTCAAACGAAGCCTAACAAGATCACGTAATCAAATAAACTTTGGTGTGAGATTGAAACTCGCAAAAtcttttcctcaaaaaaaaagttAAGAAAATATGATGAAAAATTTGAAATAGTTTTCTTTTATCTGATACGTCTCTATGTATGTATTAATTGTACATTTCCATCCCAATTTGATTTATTTGATGATTTGATTATGTTACACACAGATATATGCATGCGAACGTATATGACCAAAAAGTTAATATTATAAATGTATCAAGGAGCAAACTCTTTCAGTTTTGGATCATTAAGTTGCTAAACTGCTAACTTGAAAATAGTCGCTCTAATGAACTGACCTGCTGCATTGCTGACAGAAGCGCTGCTCCAACCCTAAGACCACCACCTTGGAAGCCTTGGAGTGCATCTCACACACTTTGTGCCGCCGGTGGTACTCCTTCGCGCTCACCAGCGCCACGTGGCACCCCTCCACCTGACACCGCGGCACCTTCAACGACTGCGTAGAAGCCCCACCTCCGCCGCTGCCTGCGCCATACATGTTCTTGCCTCTCTTCATGCCCCCTACGGCCAAAGGAAATCCCGCCACGTCTCGATGATCAAGCAGAGGCAGAGGAGCGTCCTCAAAGTAGTGCCTCTTCCCCAGCTTCAAGCACATAAGGTGGGGATCCGGAAGGTATTGGGACCCACGAAGACGACTCTGATGATGATCGCCACCGTACAAATTCTGGAAGTGCTGCTGCACTGCTTGAACATCGTTGTTGTTGTGCACCAGTGGGTGACCCAAACTCGCTTCGGAGCTCGCGCTGGAGCCGGAAGGCGGCTCCGCTATGGTGACGGCCGCTGTTGCAGCCGTCATGTACAATATATCGTTGTTACcattattattactattattcATCTCCCATATATCCCAAGCAAGATTTGCGTTATTACCATTCTGCCCTGATCTGCCGCCAATGTTGTGCCCAAACATTTCCATATCGTCGATATAAGATAGTTTTGGTGGTACAGAGAGAGTAAGTAGAAAACAGAGAAAGGAGTACTAGTTGTACAGTTATGTATGAGCTAGTGTGATGTACAGTTATACATGAGCTAGGAGCTAGTAAGGCTAGGGTGAGAAGATAATACAGAGAAAATGGAGAGCGCGGTTGGGGTCCTTGGGGATGTATGTATGAGATGGATGGATGGATGGATATAAAAGAGGAAAGAGGTATAAGGGACAGGGCCGGGGAGAGTCAGAAGCAGCGAAGAGCCTCTGCTTTTCCGTTGTTTTACACCAATGGGGTTAAAGAAAAAGTTGCACAGTGTTTGCACAGACGGACATTATTAAGAGAAAGAACCCTGCTACGACACGTGAGAGTGAGATGGGAGCGCACGTGGGAATAGTGGTGGTGGAGCCGGGGCCTGAGCCTTTCTGTGGCAACGATTTGATGGAAGAGGGTGACTGATCTCTGAGTTACTGAGAAAAAAGAGACCGAGAGGTAAGAATTGTGATTAGacgggagagggagagggagagagagagagagctaattATGGCAAAGGAATTATTGTGTAGGTGTAGGTGTTGGTGTATCATGATAATATGGGGCTAACAACGGCTAACAAGTGTTTCCATACTatcataaaaaattaataaaaagggGTGTTTCCATACCCCAAACAAAAACATGAAAACTGTTCTGTAATTGTTCGAGCAGAATTAATGTTCTTGTTGTGTACGAAGCACACTGCTAATTCGCATGCAATTAATTCGACCAAAACATGGTCTTAACCTATTTAACCTCCACGTTATCACATGATTTACATCATATTTATGACAAGGCTGCGGTTGTGCTCGCCTCGAGCTTTAATAGTCTTTTCACCGGTTAGGCACGGACGGGGACTGCATGTCAATTTGTTAGATCCAGAATCCAGTCTTAATATTTTGGGTCGGGCTCAAATAACGTTTTTTTAGTTATAGGGACCGAGAATGTTAGGACCCTAAATGAACGGGCCGGTCcttccgggttttcgggctcAAAAGTCTAATTTTATGTACTTTCAATTTCCCCACAATTTCATCATGTTTCTAATTTTATGAgtttagaagaagaaaataacatcATACAAATCACACTAAGCTCCAAAATGAGCTacaaagagaagaaaataacaTCTAAACTTCATAGTTTCTTCCAAGTTACAAACAAATGAAGTTTCAAAGTTTAAATTCAAACCCTATGaatgaagaactgaagaagtgaagtttcaaacttcaaaaattcaaacCCTCTTCATGCATGTCGCACCACCTGCCGACTCACTATCATCACCGCCTTCAGACTGGCTGGAAGCCACCACCATCTCGTCCCGACAAACTGCAGCTTCGGGTTCCATCACCAAACTGATTAAGAGAGGCTTTGGGTTCCTCCTTAGGATTGGGGTTTCGAAATGGAAAACTGAAAGGGATTGGGTTTCGAATTAGTGATCAAAGAAGGCCAGAAGGAGATTGCTActgggtaaactgaaattagggTTCCTGTTCGAATTCGAAATCTGGAAATCCAGAAATTGATTGAGGGCTTCGAGTAGGTTCGACCTTCAAAGCGATTGTGTTTGAAATTTGGCTCAGATTGGGAAACTGAGAAAGGGTCGAGGTCTCTCTGCAGGTGGGTGGGGTTTGGTTTGAGTGTTGACGGCTGAGTTGAATTGTGTTTGACCTTTGAATGTTGACTGAAAGTGAAAGAGTCTAAGAGACTAAGATAGTAAGACACTACGGCTAGTAGGGTTATATTTCTTCAGGCTTATCTTCGGGCTTTTAGGCTTATGAATACCAGATCCGGAACCGGCCAGTTAAAACTCAAACATTACGGGCTTtaattttttgtgttttttttttttttctcaaagctCGGCCCGGACCTTGAAGGTCTGAATCGATTCAGTCTGGGTTTTCAGGCTAAAATGCCTAGGCCTAGGTTAAACACATATACACTCGTATCATTGCATTAAGGCATTAAGCTAGTCTAATATAAtctttttttatcaaaagatgtcagcccattatatagattcaacaagcagtacaaaaaagaaacactcctatggggtcgacagaaagaatcattTCTCAGAGTAAcctgagactcctattctaaaataagaacaagaacccaataTACCCCTAGTACACCCACTTCAGAaagtccacgcaccattatttcaaacaaagacCTAGGAACTCCGAAGCAGAATAAAATACCCTCAGAGCAACCGATCTTTGCGACcgagatcaaaaattaaaaaacatttaGAGTAGAGAATGAAGTAACACCATCCACTCCGTCTTCATTCATCATAGTCGCCCCAATTGAGAAGTTCCAAACAACCTTAGCCCATGCAACCCAATAACCAGCCCTTAGGAAGCCCAGTATCCACAATCGACTCCAAAAGCTCCAAGAGTCACATCCACTCCTAATACCAAAGGCAGACCAGGCCCTAACAAAAGTTAGGGCCCAGCCCACCCACATACCGTCCAACCAAAACCAGGCCTAGTTGGTCCAACCAGCTACGAGCACATCACCGCCCCCACCACAGCCAACCAAGCCGCCACCTCCGCCGTAGATTACCGCTGGAGAGATTGCACTGTGACAACCAACTCTATCATAGCCACTGATTTCTGCCTTAGCAATCACCTTCGCAACAGGCATTCTGCAGTCACTGGTATCGGAACAAACACCATGTCCATTGATGATGCTACCACCTCTGCCGCCGGCCTTGGAGCGGAAAATACAAAAGCAAGAACCGACAAATAAGGCCAGCCATTCTCTTCCGATGTAAACCTGATCCTCTACGTTCACTATAGCCTCTACCAATAGGGACTGAACACCACAGTTGTCGGCGAGATCCATGTCACCAGGACCTACGACATCCATCTCAGGAGGATATTCCCAATATAGCCCGTCCCAAAACCCCTGATCCGTCAACGATTTCGGAGCCAGACTCTACCCAAAAGCAGTTGTTGTACCAAGTCCCTTATCGGCGAAGATGCCGTATCCCAATCCACCGCCGCGGTCAAATAACCCCAGCCAATCCACCCCATCAGATTCAATAATCTCCGCCCACTCCCCCGTTAGGCAGACACCAGccaaagagaaaaggaagaggaaTAACAGGCCTAGGCCTACACTTTTATCCATGGAAAATGGAGAAGGTGTAAGAGCAGTAGCCACCCTAGATGACGGGAAGGTGTAAGAGCAGTAGCCACCCTAGACGACGGCgctcaaaaccctagcagagctaggtcagATTTTTCCAAGTTTCTCTTCTAAATAAACTTGTAGATTAGTCTAATATAATCTTATCATGAGATAAGAAAGTATCGAAAATATAAATCGGTGTCTCTTGTTTCTTTTATGCTCCCCTAGATTCACAATTAATAAGAAACAGGACATAACCAATATGTCTAAGtcgttaataaaaaaaaatatgtctAAGTCGCTCGCTACAAGCTAGTTAGTTCATCTAGTATTTGAACTTTTACTAATTTTGGTAAAAAATATGAAAAGCAAAAAATATTTTACTGCCCACAAAAGAAAATGATTGTTAGCCTTAAATGAAGCTTAAAATTTGTGGCTTCAATCTGATGTGGCATGTCATATCAAGCACGCGCATTACCTATTTACCACATAATGCTATGAAATTCTTGAAAAAATATCATCTTATTTATCCAAAATTTGATGGCTCTAAAttatttacttttcttttcattgCACTCATGcctagattaaaaaaaaaaaaacaatttttttttccttcaatcagaaaaagaaaaatttccttcattgtttttacaattgattaaaacaagaaaaacaaaaaatgcaaTGCTtagcttataattgattaccgTTCAACACCATATTATGTTGAATCTTAGTTCTCAAAAATTATTTAATgttcaaataaaagaaaataaaaaaagcaaagCAATACACATGTAATTCGATCAATATATTTGCACATACATCTGGGGGTATATATCAAATATCTTGCATatacacatgtatatgaattcgaaACTTGCTTGGTTTCTGCAAAttatagattttttttctttattattctGCCCTAATTTAGGGATAATTTATGAAATCAAAGGTtcaaattatgaaaatatatTGTGAAAACATTTTATTCCAAAATGGTGAGAATTAGCAAGTTCATCCAAGAGGGCCGGCCTTGAGTTTGCATTTGATAGGGGCCTCAAATTGAAGTGAAATAATGCAAGACAGAcattattaagaaaagattgAACCCTGCTACGACACGTGAGCAAATGAAAATTAGAATTAGAATTCTTActttattatttataaattgTATCAAGCACAATTTTTATTGAActtaattataattttcaaaagTTTGTCtctatgtttttttatttttttttgtgaaaggagactggtgcggctgccttcaagtcttgattaataaaattacagaatacaaggggggatgtagagcctaaaccccaaattacaataagcataaagagaacatcctgaaataataccaaaaCTAtctacaaaatctatgtattctaaccagcaccaattagcaaagagcgCACAAAtgactactccatttgctttgacataacaGTGACATACtgaaaagataactctatcacgaagaaacatcattacaaatagcacggaaataaatccggcgacactcaatttTATCTAGCCACTAGGAgattgcgtccatttgatcaaacaaATAGCTCGCTGCCTCGCTaagccagacaaggcacactgaatGTGCATGCCTGGACAAAGCCCACGTTGCCCTACCCAAAAGTTGTAGGGACTTATGGCTGCATAGAACCACGTCTTActaaaagtaaataacaaataaacaaagcagaaaaataaattaGGTTTGGGCTTTGACCAACAAAGATGGATCAAGGGTCAAAGCCCAAACCTAAAGCTCATTAGGTCTAAACTTGAGTAACTGGTTGCAGAGCCTAACACGTCGCACCCATCCTACCATCGCCTCACCACCACCAACCGTGCCACTGTTGATTAGCCTACAAACCTCACTTTAAAATTAGGAGAGTGAAATTCATACTTTCTAGTTTGTAATCTAGACTccctcttttattttcttttctttttgtcaaaATTCTTATCAGAAGAGAAAATTTAAGTtatcaaaaaaataaacatagagtgtgaatttcactccttCAAAATTAACAATACATGTAATAAACTGAGCTTCTAAATTGAAAATTCAAACTTTAAAAGGAGAGTGAggtctgaattttttttttttttgtccgaaTTTAGGGTAGGGCATTTGCTTGTGAATAGTGGGTTCCATCATATCAGCCCAAAGATCTCACTCCAATTAAAACAAAGATTTTTCCAGCTGTGCCAGATTGTGACCATTCCTTGGCATTCTTTTTTGAATGGTCAGAAACTTTAGAACTCATAGAAGACCGTTTCGTTATTTTAGCCATGTCTGGATAGAAAGGAGATCCGGATAGAAAGTAGAAACAATGTGAATTGAAAAGCCACATGGATCAAATATAGAGAGAGGTTAATCTACTTTTATCTGTTATCCAACCGCAAACTAAACTAGACACTAGTGCATTAAACGTTGTAGAACAACTCCACAAATACATGGTAAATCAATAAACTAATTATATCTTATTTTAAACAAGATGCAAAGGTAGAAAAGATCGAAACATATTTGAACATAAAAAGATGTTCTTACTCTGGGTCTAGTTTGTATGTTCTCTGTTAGAGTGATCATCAATCTTTTGAGAACTAAagctaattttttgttttgtttttaaagaTGACAGTTTTATACAAGTTAttcagaaaaatcatgtttgtaCAAATTTACACAAAAACATGATAATCTTTATCAAGATTTTGTTCATATATTTGGTTAATTCTTTACTTAATTGTATATAATTGTTATTGGATCTAAATAGAATGGTGAAGAATAATGAGATAAACAAGTTCATTCTAATAGCCTCTATATTCGATCTGGATTCAAATCCAATAACAGCTTAGCACAATTGATTGAGTAAGGAAATGATGAACCTAAAAATCAGTGTTCTAAAAATTAGCCTAAGCAGTAGCCAGACACCTCGATTAAGTAAAAATCATTAGCAAAAAATCAACCAGGGGATTAGATGGGattaggcggccgcctaggtgGGCTAGATGTGAATCAGGTGGTCTATGTAGGCAAGGATTAGGCGAGCTAGGAGGGGATTAGGCAAATTGGGTTTTAAAAAATTATATCTTGTTGTAGAGACActaaaattgagaggaatttgctgtgtattctcattgataataggggcctctttatatagaatattacaatgcatagaatctaaatcatacaaggaaagtaatcgtacattgaataggaatctagatccttctaatgtaatcattttaccactaggtcaagtaacctagcgtttgggccagacacatattctagatttacttgaacactcccccttgtgtcgcccaaacgtggtgcttctcttgttgcctcattaaaaaccttgccgagtaacaaaaacccagtgggacaaaaataacctcggtcgaaggggaaaaagagcacaacacacccttcacgtttcgagaccatacatgtagacatctccctctGGTACGTGTCTGCATCTCTCCCTGATGACTaaggtcatgggagttcggataacttctgcaaacgatgctactaacatgtttctcgaaagtggaatttaggcaatgtcTTAGTGAGCAGGTCTGCCATActatcctcagatcgaaccgagttcactttgatcttgaggagagtctgttgttgctgattattcttggtgttgtcgcttttgatgtagccttgcttcatttattcaaaataagtagcattatcctaaatgcttgtaggctcatctgtggtagacttcaaaccataagtacttcgaacatgcgtaattatggatccaatccatatatattcacgaaccacttcgtgaagagcaataatctctgcatggttcgaagatatagcgactaatgTCTATTCtctagacctccaagatatcgtaatctttacccatggtgaacacttaaccagtttgggaagacctttgtatgggttaaagagatacccaacatcagcgaaaccttccaaaacacttatgtcgttttggggtGGGGAATAGAAACCGCAAGTCAGCGTTGGCGGCATTtatggtgtgtgatgggtccgaatccatcatctctctgtagggatagaacaagcccatatcaatcgtacatctcaagtacagaaagatatcttttacaccaatccaatggtgtcgcgttggcgcaaagctatatctagctaacaagtgcacaacatatgagatgttcggtcttgtgcattggggtaagtacaataatgtgcctattgtaCTAATGTAAGACACTtatgcctctagcacatcttcgtcatcatccttcaggcgaagaggatcattttcagaatcaagactacgaacgatcatgggggtgcttgaaggcttgaccttgtcaaaatgcctaaacatctatcaacacgatgctcaagttccaaactaaGACATAattgtgttctcccaaaatctttcatctcaaactcggatttcaagtgttcagtggtttcccttaactctttaagggcttccaatgaagatcatgtccaacatgaatcgcgatggaatccgaaacttgttatggaaacgcgtgggcatatcctttcccaatcaagtagtcattttagtgagcgtttcaacctctttgtaaacgtgctccatggtctagagccacttgacttgggtaaatgaagttcaccatgaaccgtCATGTATATTTcttatctagatccccatagagatacgtagtgaccacatttgtaagctgcataatcagttattcggaaactacaaaactgacagggtagtggagtgcaatgacatccattacgagagaatatatctcatcgtagtcgattccagggcgttttatgagaagccttgcgccataaggcgagattgccatctctttttctcatcacgctttctaacgaagacccattagtcaataggttttatgtaaggaggtgttggTATCACTAgctcaaagaccttcctctcgttagagaatccaacttaacctggatcgcatctttccatttaggccaaatttctctacgtgtgcattcattcatcaacgaagtgtggttcgatatcatcggactcaacgaACTCATGCGcgacgaaatgcgcaactacatcatcaattatgatggagtttctatcccatgtctcatgtacactagtgtaattttcatagagctctatattctcaggaataggttttg
Protein-coding regions in this window:
- the LOC133716499 gene encoding squamosa promoter-binding-like protein 7, encoding MEMFGHNIGGRSGQNGNNANLAWDIWEMNNSNNNGNNDILYMTAATAAVTIAEPPSGSSASSEASLGHPLVHNNNDVQAVQQHFQNLYGGDHHQSRLRGSQYLPDPHLMCLKLGKRHYFEDAPLPLLDHRDVAGFPLAVGGMKRGKNMYGAGSGGGGASTQSLKVPRCQVEGCHVALVSAKEYHRRHKVCEMHSKASKVVVLGLEQRFCQQCSRFHVVSEFDESKRSCRRRLAGHNERRRKCSHDSLPRSSSQEKKLMMAAAGRFPYLSSSPTGCSALSLLSSSKSSSDSWVLSPSDLSSRSRAALRELIAENRAGILARQLISSSDRSNSNWEDSSHYNNHSTQDFGDYLSQSWPSSSVESHHHHHHHQQQQQQQQMFSANQHSWDRFHESGAHLTLDLMQQPPSPAYETCLPARDSSTKAEDECDLWKWNSFQGASVV